In Setaria viridis chromosome 5, Setaria_viridis_v4.0, whole genome shotgun sequence, the genomic stretch GCGTTTGCCATTGAGATATGAGGGAAgagagctctcacatcgcctcaagtgtttgggtgctggattcTTGGGTAAAGGATCTGGTGATTGTGACGACTTCCTTGTTGTGAGGTGTTGGCCTCGAagatggtattgctttgatgcatccttgattgctgctgctACATATACCTCTACAGCCACATACAGGTCGATCCATGCATATAATATTATTTCCTCCTGTTTCCTTACCTTGCTGTTTTTGgaagttgacatggcctacccgcttctcagGTAGATTGTGGCTTTTTAGGGTCGGAGCCTGACTACGACTAGGAAGATTAGGGATGGTCTCTCGCTCAAGTCGCATTGTTTCCACTGTGTAGATGTTTTTcctttcatgattcagtccTGTTGGACTTGTTCCGGCATGTGTCGAAGTGATGTAGtcgatatttatgatattgttACTCTGTTACTATTCAATATTTCTatattggtatggatttgtactatctaaGATAGAgattcgcacgtgatagccttcctgggactattacggggtgcgtaggcttgaattctcagattTGGAAATTCGGGTCGCTTCAGTACGTGTGCAATGGCGGAACTAGGTAAAAAAACATGAGGGGCAGACAAACGTGCTAGACATCTCAttatatatactataaaaatataaagtTAACCGTATGcaagctaatttttttttttatttatgcaCTCACGCTGAATACTTCAATCAAATGCTAATCCTGATTTTTCAGTATCAGTACCACAAAACACAGGCGGATACAGGGGGAGGAATTCAGAGCTCAGGTGCAGAAGAGTTCAGCAGAATTTCCTCAAACATTGAGTGCTCAGCCATACCAAGATGATGCAAAAGTATTTCATCTTGATGTCTGATGATGGTTTCTTCAGTTCCAATAGATCATTTTGTTCTGATCCTGCTAATGTCAGTGGTACAGCACCATACTCTGGATGAAATTACAGCAAGAAAGAATtacttttttaagaaaaaaattagcTTCGGGGAGCAAGATAACACTGGCGTCATTTCTTCAGTTACCACTTACCAGGCAGGCGAGCAAGCATCACTGCATGAGTTTGGACTTCAGACTACAGAGGTCAGGTGCAAAGAGGTTCAGAAGAAGTTCCTCATTTTTCCTGTCCAAGATCTCTCCAAATCTTGTCTTAGCCGCCTTTCCATTGTCAACGAGGCTGCGTAACTCCGGCAGTTCTAGCACGGCTGCTAGCAGAGCGACGACCGCCACCAAACATCACATCATCTTTAGCCTGCCACTGCATATATACGCTAGCTGCTTCATCTGCCTCTAGACACGCTAGTGCACATAGATCATTTGCCACATACAAATGGGCAGCGCCGTGGTACTGTACACATGGATGGTCCGCGGCCACCTCCACCCCATGGTTCAGTTCGCCGGCCGCTTGGCCGGCCACGGCGCCCCCGTCACCGTGGCCATCGCCGACGTCCCATCGTCCGGCGACTCCCTTAAGACCGTCGCGCGCCTCTCTGACTCCTACCCATCCGTCTCCTTCCACCTGCTCCCGCCGGCAACCGCCCGTTCCAGCGACGAGGCCGACCCCGACGCCGACCCCTTCATCACGCTCATCGCCGACCTCCGCGCCAGCAACCCCGCGCTCGTCGCCTTCGTGCGGTCCCTCCCCTCCGTCAAGGCGCTCGTCCTCGACTTCTTCTGCGGGTgcgcgctcgacgccgccgaggagctcggGCTCCCGGCCTACCTGTTCTTCACGTCCGGCGCCTCGCCGCTTGCTGCCTACCTGCACATCCCCGTCATGCGGTCCGACGTCTCGTTCGGGGACATGGGCCGCTCCTTGCTGCACTTCCCAGGCGTCCACCCGGTCCCGGCCTCCGACTTGCCGGAGGTCCTGCTTGGTCCTCGCAACGAGCAGTACGAGGCAACTATTGGTCTCTTCGAGCAGCTGCCCAGAGCGAAGGGCATACTGGCGAACACGTTCGAGTGGCTGGAGCCCCGCGCCGTGAAGGCGATCCAAGAGGGGAGCCCCCGCCCTGGCGAGCCGGTGCCGAGGCTGTTCTGCGTCGGCCCGTTGGTCGGCGAGGAGaggcgaggggaggggaagcACGAGTGCCTGACATGGCTGGACGCGCAGCCGGCGCGGAGCGTGGTCTTCCTCTGCTTCGGGAGCGCGAGCTCTGTGCCGGCGGAGCAGCTGAGGGAGATTGCGGTGGGGCTCGAGAGGAGCGGGCACGCGT encodes the following:
- the LOC117854806 gene encoding UDP-glycosyltransferase 88F3 — encoded protein: MGSAVVLYTWMVRGHLHPMVQFAGRLAGHGAPVTVAIADVPSSGDSLKTVARLSDSYPSVSFHLLPPATARSSDEADPDADPFITLIADLRASNPALVAFVRSLPSVKALVLDFFCGCALDAAEELGLPAYLFFTSGASPLAAYLHIPVMRSDVSFGDMGRSLLHFPGVHPVPASDLPEVLLGPRNEQYEATIGLFEQLPRAKGILANTFEWLEPRAVKAIQEGSPRPGEPVPRLFCVGPLVGEERRGEGKHECLTWLDAQPARSVVFLCFGSASSVPAEQLREIAVGLERSGHAFLWAVRAPVAPDADSTKRFEGRGEAALEALLPEGFLDRTRGRGLVVPTWAPQVEVLRHPATGAFVTHCGWNSTLEAVTAGVPMVCWPMYAEQRLNKVFIAEGMGLGVVMEGYDQAMVKAEEVEAKVRLVMESQQGEELRERTAMAKDRAAAALEIGGSSTTALVDFLNSLEISTHA